The Providencia sp. PROV188 genome includes a region encoding these proteins:
- a CDS encoding putative quinol monooxygenase, with protein sequence MSIVVYAQITTEKKDGYLTKKIVSEIAKRSRMEKGCLQYDLMAKENGYIVFEEWENAQALEMYQKSAHFKQLVDAIERDNAIFSVNFSEK encoded by the coding sequence ATGAGTATTGTTGTATATGCCCAAATCACTACCGAAAAAAAGGACGGGTATTTAACGAAGAAAATCGTTAGCGAAATTGCCAAACGCAGCCGGATGGAAAAAGGATGTTTGCAGTATGACCTGATGGCAAAAGAAAATGGCTACATTGTGTTTGAAGAGTGGGAAAATGCACAAGCATTAGAAATGTATCAAAAAAGCGCTCATTTCAAACAACTTGTTGACGCGATTGAACGTGACAATGCCATTTTTTCGGTCAATTTTAGTGAGAAGTAA
- a CDS encoding helix-turn-helix transcriptional regulator translates to MLKQYYPPDELKEFVSSVLIIKKFTDAIKIFPGTGAEIWVSTENISMSTHEHTSVNPFQLIIPRVNIFTAIPNNASVMVLRIRHDALRFLLPQRTLNYTDIPTPLSQVWSDNWFKALANSSFKELNSCFYVTKATKKNHFIDQVIDSLYRNPNKKITEIADDIGYSARLVQKEFLKEFGITPKRYQINCRLEQVMKTMVKEQDTYRWFETGYYDQSHFYRDFKRYFTMTPSAFLKSNYSLFYNTKTKSPLR, encoded by the coding sequence ATGCTGAAACAGTATTATCCTCCTGATGAATTAAAAGAATTTGTTAGTTCAGTTTTGATTATCAAGAAATTTACTGATGCTATTAAGATCTTCCCAGGCACAGGTGCTGAAATATGGGTTTCGACTGAAAATATCAGTATGTCGACTCACGAACATACATCCGTCAATCCATTTCAGTTAATCATCCCCAGAGTCAATATATTTACGGCTATCCCGAATAATGCCAGCGTGATGGTTCTACGTATTCGCCACGATGCCCTACGTTTTTTACTTCCCCAACGCACGTTAAATTATACGGATATCCCTACTCCGCTTAGCCAAGTTTGGAGTGATAACTGGTTTAAAGCATTGGCCAATTCTTCTTTTAAAGAGTTGAATTCGTGTTTTTATGTCACTAAAGCAACAAAAAAAAACCATTTTATTGACCAAGTTATCGATTCCCTTTATCGCAATCCAAATAAAAAAATTACCGAAATTGCCGATGATATTGGCTACAGCGCACGCTTAGTTCAAAAAGAGTTTTTAAAAGAATTTGGGATCACGCCAAAACGGTACCAGATCAATTGTCGCTTAGAGCAAGTGATGAAAACCATGGTAAAGGAACAAGATACTTATCGTTGGTTTGAAACGGGTTATTATGATCAATCCCACTTTTATCGCGATTTTAAGCGTTACTTTACCATGACACCGTCGGCGTTTTTAAAGTCAAATTATTCGCTTTTTTACAATACAAAAACAAAGTCTCCATTAAGATAG
- the punC gene encoding purine nucleoside transporter PunC yields MTNTATKNSSGFLIYLAGLSMLGFLAIDMYLPAFGSMQTTLNTTEGAISASLSIFLAGFAFAQLLWGPLSDKLGRKPILIVGLSLFIISCLAMIWVTDATQLLILRFLQAVGVCSAAVLWQALVIDRYNEADTQKVFASIMPLVALSPALAPLLGAWVLEHKNWEFIFIVLMMVGVLLLLPTLMLKKVAPKVIAEENQPQTKVSFATLLSSPVFSGNVLVYAACSAGFFAWLTGSPFILRNMGFNPADIGLSYIPQTLAFIVGGYGCRFVLAKVRAETLFPILLAGYAVSMIILFVMAIYTQPTLTMILVPFCFMAAMNGASYPIAVAKALNTFPSASGKAAALQNALQLGLCFLASLLVSALTFDPLLATTGVMAFTVIPMIIGYFMQRCASKSNNAIKHTEYQHD; encoded by the coding sequence ATGACAAATACTGCGACAAAAAACTCCTCTGGATTTTTGATTTATCTTGCTGGCCTAAGCATGCTGGGGTTTTTAGCCATCGATATGTATCTGCCTGCCTTTGGTTCAATGCAAACAACCTTAAATACGACTGAAGGCGCTATCAGCGCATCATTAAGTATCTTTCTAGCGGGCTTCGCGTTTGCCCAGCTATTATGGGGACCCCTTTCAGATAAATTAGGACGCAAACCTATCCTCATTGTTGGGCTTTCGCTGTTCATTATTAGCTGTCTAGCAATGATTTGGGTCACCGATGCCACTCAGTTATTAATCCTTCGATTCTTGCAGGCCGTTGGCGTTTGTTCTGCTGCGGTTTTATGGCAGGCCCTCGTTATCGACCGCTATAACGAAGCTGATACCCAAAAAGTATTTGCCTCTATTATGCCTTTAGTGGCGCTTTCTCCTGCATTAGCACCACTTTTAGGTGCCTGGGTGCTTGAACACAAAAACTGGGAATTTATCTTCATCGTGCTGATGATGGTGGGCGTTTTACTCCTGCTACCGACTTTGATGCTAAAAAAAGTGGCACCGAAAGTCATCGCAGAAGAAAACCAGCCACAAACCAAAGTTTCCTTTGCTACCTTGCTAAGCTCCCCTGTTTTCAGTGGTAACGTACTTGTGTACGCAGCATGTAGCGCTGGCTTTTTTGCATGGCTAACGGGTTCGCCGTTTATTCTACGCAATATGGGATTTAACCCTGCGGATATCGGCCTGAGTTATATTCCTCAAACACTGGCATTTATTGTCGGGGGATACGGCTGCCGCTTCGTATTAGCTAAAGTTCGCGCTGAAACGTTGTTCCCAATCTTGCTAGCGGGTTATGCCGTTAGTATGATTATTCTCTTTGTGATGGCGATTTATACGCAGCCAACATTAACCATGATTTTGGTTCCATTTTGCTTTATGGCAGCAATGAACGGAGCATCATACCCAATTGCAGTCGCCAAAGCCCTCAATACGTTCCCATCTGCTAGTGGTAAGGCTGCTGCACTACAAAATGCGTTACAGTTAGGGTTATGTTTCTTAGCCAGTTTATTAGTGTCTGCTCTTACATTTGACCCTTTACTCGCTACAACTGGTGTGATGGCATTTACTGTAATCCCAATGATTATAGGCTATTTCATGCAGCGTTGTGCCAGCAAATCCAATAATGCGATTAAGCACACTGAATATCAGCATGACTAA